One Aerococcus urinaeequi DNA segment encodes these proteins:
- a CDS encoding type Z 30S ribosomal protein S14 gives MAKKSMIEKNKKPAKYSTQEYTRCERCGRPHSVYRKFKLCRICLRELAYKGEIPGVKKASW, from the coding sequence TTGGCAAAAAAATCAATGATCGAAAAGAACAAGAAACCAGCTAAATATTCTACTCAAGAATATACTCGTTGTGAACGTTGTGGACGCCCACATTCAGTTTACCGTAAATTTAAATTATGCCGTATTTGCCTTCGTGAACTTGCCTATAAAGGGGAAATTCCTGGAGTCAAAAAAGCAAGCTGGTAA
- the rpsH gene encoding 30S ribosomal protein S8, with the protein MVMTDPIADFLTRIRNANMVRHESFESPSSKIKENIAAILKEEGYIKDYEIIEDDKQNVIRVFMKYTSDNQRVITNLKRISKPGLRVYAKSDQIPKVLNGLGTALVSTSEGVITDKAARAKNIGGEVLAYVW; encoded by the coding sequence ATGGTCATGACTGATCCAATTGCGGACTTTTTAACTCGTATTCGTAACGCCAACATGGTGCGCCACGAATCATTCGAAAGTCCATCATCAAAAATCAAAGAAAATATTGCTGCTATCCTTAAAGAAGAAGGATATATCAAAGATTACGAAATCATCGAAGATGATAAACAAAACGTTATCCGTGTATTCATGAAATATACTAGCGATAACCAACGAGTAATCACAAACTTAAAACGTATCTCTAAACCAGGTTTACGTGTATACGCGAAAAGTGATCAAATTCCTAAAGTTTTAAACGGTTTAGGTACTGCATTAGTTTCAACATCGGAAGGTGTTATCACTGATAAAGCAGCTCGTGCTAAAAACATCGGTGGCGAAGTTTTAGCTTACGTTTGGTAA
- the rplF gene encoding 50S ribosomal protein L6, which produces MSRIGNKIIEIPSNVTVEKAGSTITVKGPKGELSREFNPVIDIQIGEKEITFTRPNDHKEVRSIHGTTRALVNNMVVGVSEGFEKKLEMTGVGYRAQLAGNKLTVNVGLSHPVEFVAPEGIEIEVPTNTTINIKGINKEVVGELAANIRSTRLPEPYKGKGIHYVGEYIRRKEGKTGK; this is translated from the coding sequence ATGAGTCGTATTGGTAACAAAATTATCGAGATTCCTAGTAACGTAACCGTAGAAAAAGCTGGTTCAACTATCACTGTTAAAGGCCCTAAAGGCGAATTATCACGTGAGTTCAACCCTGTAATTGATATTCAAATCGGAGAGAAAGAAATCACTTTCACTCGTCCGAATGACCATAAAGAAGTACGTTCTATCCACGGAACTACTCGTGCATTAGTAAACAACATGGTTGTTGGTGTTTCTGAAGGATTCGAAAAGAAACTTGAAATGACTGGTGTTGGTTACCGTGCACAATTAGCAGGTAACAAATTAACTGTCAATGTTGGTTTATCTCACCCTGTTGAATTCGTAGCACCAGAAGGCATCGAAATCGAAGTGCCAACTAACACTACAATCAACATCAAAGGTATCAACAAAGAAGTTGTTGGTGAATTAGCAGCGAATATCCGTTCAACTCGTTTACCAGAACCATACAAAGGTAAAGGTATTCACTATGTTGGCGAATACATTCGTCGTAAAGAAGGTAAAACTGGTAAATAA
- the rplR gene encoding 50S ribosomal protein L18 has product MTILISKPDKNKLRQKRHARVRRNISGTAECPRLNVFRSNKHIYAQLIDDVAGVTVASASTNEETLSAATKTESAALVGKAIAERGVAAGVKVVKFDRGGYQYHGRVQALADAARENGLEF; this is encoded by the coding sequence GTGACTATTTTGATCAGCAAACCAGATAAAAATAAATTACGTCAAAAACGCCACGCGCGTGTTCGTCGCAACATTTCTGGAACAGCAGAGTGCCCACGCTTGAACGTATTCCGTTCTAACAAACACATCTACGCTCAATTAATTGATGACGTAGCGGGTGTTACTGTAGCGAGTGCCTCTACAAACGAAGAAACATTATCTGCCGCAACTAAAACCGAAAGTGCAGCATTAGTTGGTAAAGCTATCGCTGAACGCGGTGTAGCAGCAGGCGTTAAAGTTGTAAAATTTGACCGTGGTGGCTACCAATATCACGGACGTGTACAAGCTTTAGCAGATGCAGCTCGTGAAAACGGCTTAGAATTTTAG
- the rpsE gene encoding 30S ribosomal protein S5 produces the protein MTNTFQELNINENDLEERVVSINRVAKTVKGGRRMNFGAVVVVGDRNGHVGLGTGKAAEVPEAIRKAVEDGKKNLITIPRAGSTVPHEVIGKFNGGNVLLKPAQAGSGIAAGGPVRAVVELGGIADITSKSLGSNSPINIVRATLEAIKSLKSPEDVAALRGKSVEELLG, from the coding sequence ATGACAAACACATTTCAAGAATTAAACATTAACGAAAACGACCTTGAAGAACGCGTTGTTTCCATTAATCGTGTTGCTAAAACCGTTAAAGGTGGACGTCGTATGAACTTCGGTGCCGTTGTTGTTGTCGGTGATAGAAATGGCCATGTTGGTCTAGGTACTGGTAAAGCTGCCGAAGTACCAGAAGCAATCCGTAAAGCGGTTGAAGATGGTAAGAAAAACTTAATTACTATACCTCGTGCAGGATCAACTGTTCCTCATGAAGTTATCGGTAAATTTAACGGTGGTAACGTATTACTTAAACCAGCTCAAGCCGGTTCAGGTATCGCTGCTGGTGGTCCAGTTCGTGCCGTAGTCGAATTAGGTGGTATCGCAGATATTACTTCAAAATCACTAGGTTCTAATTCACCAATCAACATCGTACGTGCTACTCTAGAAGCAATTAAATCATTAAAATCTCCAGAAGATGTAGCTGCATTACGCGGTAAATCTGTGGAAGAATTATTAGGTTAA
- the rpmD gene encoding 50S ribosomal protein L30: MTEVKITLKRSLIGRPQDQIKTAQALGLTKVGKTVVKTRNEAINGMITKIAHLVVVEEA, translated from the coding sequence ATGACTGAAGTAAAAATTACTTTAAAACGCAGTTTAATTGGACGTCCTCAAGACCAAATTAAAACAGCTCAAGCACTAGGTTTAACAAAAGTTGGTAAAACAGTTGTTAAAACTCGTAACGAAGCAATCAACGGTATGATTACTAAAATTGCTCACTTAGTAGTTGTTGAAGAAGCATAA
- the rplO gene encoding 50S ribosomal protein L15, which produces MKLHELQPSEGSRHTRHRVGRGASSGWGKLSKRGQKGQKARSGGGVRLGFEGGQTPLFRRIPKRGFTNINRKEYAIINLDDLNVFEDGAVVTAADLIEAGLVKKEKSGIKVLGNGELERKLTVKAAKFSASAKEAIETAGGSIEVI; this is translated from the coding sequence ATGAAATTACATGAATTACAACCTTCAGAAGGATCTCGTCACACACGTCACCGTGTAGGTCGTGGTGCAAGTTCTGGTTGGGGTAAACTATCAAAACGTGGACAAAAAGGTCAAAAAGCTCGTTCAGGTGGTGGTGTACGTTTAGGTTTCGAAGGTGGACAAACACCATTGTTCCGTCGTATTCCAAAACGTGGTTTTACAAACATCAACCGTAAAGAATATGCGATCATCAATCTTGATGACTTAAACGTATTTGAAGACGGTGCTGTTGTAACCGCTGCTGACTTAATCGAAGCAGGCTTAGTTAAAAAAGAAAAATCTGGTATCAAAGTTTTAGGTAATGGTGAATTAGAACGCAAACTAACCGTTAAAGCAGCTAAATTCTCAGCATCAGCTAAAGAAGCTATTGAGACCGCTGGGGGTTCTATTGAGGTGATCTAA